A segment of the Lycium ferocissimum isolate CSIRO_LF1 chromosome 5, AGI_CSIRO_Lferr_CH_V1, whole genome shotgun sequence genome:
TCCTCTGAATCCTCAGCATCTGCTCCCTCAgaatcatcatcctcatcttTCTTCTCAGCATCTGCTCCCTCAGAATCATCATGCTCATCTTTCTTCTCAGCACCTGCTCCAGTCTCATCTCCACTCTCAGTATTTGCCTGCCCGCCCTCAGCTTCTTCACCATTCTCGTCCTCAGCATCAGACTCAGGCCATCAGTGAGGCCAAGCAGCTTCTTGCGCAGCATTCTGTTGTTCCTGAGCAGCGGCCTGAGCATCTGCATTAATATGTGCCCGAATATTCCAGTTGCTCACGCTTATCTGAGCTATCATAGCGTCGTTAAGACGTTTAAGATTATCATCTGTAGGGTTCTCATCATATTGAGTTTGTGCGTGGCCAACATTCACTATTGCCTGTTCCTGCATAGATGCTATTGCAATTATCGTTGAATGTGCCATCCTCTCCGGTGTGCGTTCTCCGAATTGCTTGATTAAATAACATCGGTTAGCATTTACTAGGCATATGCTATGAAATTGATTGTTAAAGATGTAAATACAACAATAGGTTTCAAGGCATATGCTATAAAATTGATTGTCAAAGATGTATACAACAATAGATTCCAATGTTCTTGTATGTaactaaattaaattttatgctTTAAAGCCATTGTTAAACCAGGTTTTTGTTTTTCGTTTTCATTGTGCCTCTACCAATAAGTTTTGTCCCCTCTTATGTGTGGAATAAATTTACCCCTCTGTTATTGATATTCTATCAAAATAGTGTTATTTTTCTCTTGTGTAAGTTTAGATAGCATCAGCCACTTATTTGTTTTTTGTCCATTTTGAGCAGTCCTACCTGGAGTTGGCAAATAGGTACCACACTGGAAAATTGTATGAAGCTTGAAGAATTTGTTCAAACAAACGAGGAAAGTTTGATAATCTAAGTTCGCTTAGGTGCAGTCTTATCTTAAATTGAAATCATGCGTGGAAAGTATTAACTCTTTTTAATACTCttgtgaaaaaaatatttgcaaTCACTCATTTATTTAGTTACAGGAGTGTAATCTTGGATTAGCGATGCAAGTAGTGTCTTTTATTTATAACCGCAATATTCAACAATCGACGCTTAACATTTCTAACTCTCAAGAGGTACTAAATAAGTGATAATTTAATATGAAATTAAGAGGTATGTAATTTGCTCACCCCACAATGAAAGTAGTGCTGGAATATCTCATCAAGTGATCTAAATCCTAGCGCGTCACAAAAAGGGCATTGCAGGTTCTCCATAGTTTTCTGCAGTAAAATAGCATtatattaaatttgaatttcaatGGCAAAATCCAATACGGCAAGATTAGAAAGAGGTATATAATACTCGGATAAAATGTATGTAAAGGTCCTTAGACACATATACGCATTCCAGTTTGTCCTTAATACCTCtggttttttaattttgtgtttTGGCAAAAGGCATTTTTGATTCCCATACTTTTAGAAGAGCATTACTGTACTCTCTTAATTTTCCTATTGTTATGTAGCCGCTTGGTTAAAAGTAATACTCtatccgtcccaatttatgtgatatattttgattaGACGGAgtttagaaaagaaagaaagatttttgaaatttgtggtctaaaataagttatTGTGTGattgtaaatcattttattaagagTAAAAGGtgaaattttaagttaaattatttttaaatatagaaatgtttaACTTTTTcacatattaaaaagaaaaatgtatcacataaattgagacagataGAGTATTAGAATATCtacaaaatgatcaacaacCCAATAATGAATATGGATCCACACTATCCCTATTTTCAGGGAGATAACGTATATTTTGAGTTAATCCATAAACTAACTCATACATTAGTATAGTTAGTTATATATCTTCAATGAAGCTCGTTTAAGTAGTACCTAATTAAGGCTTCATTTGTTTACACTTAATGGAGATATGTAGAGGTGTACATAGATCGGAttggttcgattttttcaaataccaaaccaaatcaattgcatctggtttttaaatctataaactAAACCAAATCAGCACAAgttgggtttttcaacctcgagttttcttggtttttttggattttttttgtatagtctTTATACAAAACATGtaacttgtacttcaaatatttctttagtcctagtaagatacgaTTATCTAATTAAGATGTTTTCTAAGAAAACAACACAAATGTGAAATGagagatgacattgtattaaaatattcaacaacaaaaaaaagtatTGAAATCGCATAAaataaatgatcataatctaaaagtactaaatCTAAAAGTAATAAGTCATGCTATAATAAACACGGTTAATTTATAAGGCATATAGAAAATGATCGTAATCTAAAAGTACAAGGTCATTCTAacataagtacggctaataagtattaattatattaaagataaaaatattaagttatttTCACCGTCTAAACtaatataaaattaaagtataaatatccaacattattgtcattcttagtgttagaattgaatttcttttgttaaaattagtattgatttgatttttgttgggttttatttGGGTTACTAATATTCACGGGCTATAAAACTTGgatcattcaaaattctaattccaagcttgaaacaatatgttaaaagacaaaaaagaaaaaaaaactatgaaaaagtttaagaaatatttataaattacattatcaataaagattttatgtataaaatatttttaaaattgtatacatgtaatgttgggttggtttggtttgactttttttttttttttttggttaaaaccaaaccaaaccaatagtgATCgagtttttctttctaaaaccaaaccaagtcaaaccaaaccaccagtcgggattttttttttctcagttTGATTCGAATTATCGATTTGTCAGTTtcctttgtacacccctagagTTATGCATCTAAATGCTTCAGATCTTAAGCCATTCAAtgcatttgtttacattaagatctaaacacttatttggtttgaataggtcttaatcatttAATCTAGAACAAAGTCTTAATAACATTAAGAAGTATTTTGTATGGATAATTTTTATCACCGGCTCCACACACACCCCGGCCACTCCCACCACCACCCCAACCATGCACTACCCACCCCCACTCAccaccaccccaaccccaccTACCCACCACTAGCCACCCCACCCCACAAACCCACCCACCCAACCCCCACGCCATTCACTACCCCCGCCTAACCTCATTACCCACCTACCTTACcctcaacccccccccccacccccccccccccccaccatcTCCACCCTCCCACCACCACACCTACCAACCCCCCATCGAAAATCGTACCACCACTACAAACATCTCCACCATTACTAGCAGATaaaaatatttcacttttttatcaaataatatttttatttttattaaatttttatttattttttaatatttagttattttcttatttgaattGTATGTTTATTGTgtttaaataaattattatgcATTCAGATATTAGAAAACAAatagtcttaatcattcagtgttcagatctCGAGACaatatcttaatcattcagatgtacattcagattcagacgtttTAATCttgatgaaaacaaatgaggtcTAAGAATGATTCCTGaagtattaaaaaataataaggtttattaaaattaaaatacataattttcaTCTTATAACAACTACTAATTAACATACAAGTAAAATATATAGATCTTCGAATTGTTAATTAATCGTCAAAGATGGCTTAGAACCAATAGTTCATTATCTAATGGATCTTTCCGTTCTAAACTTTAATGTATgaaagaattaattaattttatacgATGAAACAATTCCTTctcaaaaatattcaaatctttAAGGATCTATCAAATCACCGGTAACCACCcaccaaaataaagaaaaataataaggaaataagatTTCCTTACATTTAAAAGATgagcaaagaaaaatcaaagttAGAATTTGTTTTGCTAGCTGTGGTGGAAGGCAATATTTTAAACAAACCATGCACGTTTCTCTTTCACAAATACAAAAACTAATGCACAATGAATGAACATTCAAAAATTTGGGATATTACTACTCATTAAAAGTAGAggttatgaaaatgaagtggtGTGAATATTAACTAAAAGACACTAGCAAACAATAATATTAACTCAAAGGACACTAGTAAACAACAATATTAACTCAAAGATACtaataatattaattcaaaGATACCAGTAAACAGCAATATTAACTCAAAAGACAGTAGTAAACAATACTATTAACTCAAAGATATCAGTAAAGACGCACCAAAATTGCCATATTAGATCAGTTACTAATATCTTTTTGGGAATAAATGTGAGACCTGTATCGAACTTTATGCTATAAATGAAGAAACAACAATTTACatacatgaagaaacaataAAGTTTTTATGTCCTAGaaatattttttgtgatttatttgtgatatttTCTACAATTTTGACTCGTAAATGAGATACACAAGTTCTTACCTGATTTCTGAACAAAGGAAGAGATATCCTAATTTCAGGGACAACTTGCTTGTGAATTTTTTATGTGAaaacattttttcattttttgagcgTCCGGATTATATACTTTAGATTTGGGTGGGCTAATTTATTGGGATTTTGCATTTGTTTCCACTTATAATCCATCTGAACCATTAGATTTGTTTTTTGAACTTATCATTTTGTTTTGGGGAAGTTACATAAATGCTAGTAAATgagtaaaatatttcataatctAAACTATTAACTAAATTACATAATTCTtaatatatctatatctatatgtattaaaagcacgaataaCTATCCTCTAATTGTATTGATCGACTTTTATACCGTTAATTAGTTACATTAATTTATATAAGAACCAATAAAAGATAGAGATAATTACACTCAGTATCAATTGGGGTACCAATACTACCAAATTTGGCCCATATTTGAGTTTCTTGCCCACAATAGCCCCTCTTCAGTTTAAAcaaaaattacttttcaaaaaatgaccCATTCCCCTCTTCCTCACCCTCTCTCTCCACcgcctccttctttttttttttttaattttttttttggagtacGCCActgcctccttttttttttttttattttaattttaattttaatttatttattattattttttaatttttttattattatttttaatttttttttttgagttcgCCACTgcctccttctctttttttttaaaaaaaatttatttttatttttatttttagttttttttttaatttcccatCTCCCTCTGTCATGCcggatctttaatttttttttttaaatttttttttaatttttttaatttcctctCTCCCTCTGTCACGCCGGATCTTTGATGTTTGAACAGTTGGTTATGGTGGTGGTGTTGGAGTTCGCGGGAGAACGGAACTCCGGCGATGActatatatgggtgtatatgagtgtataatattgtcggtgtatatgggtgtatacgCCGGAGAACGGAACTCCGCTATGACTatatatgagtgtatatgggtgtataatattgtatatgggtgtatatggatatatggtttataatattgtataatattgtatatgggtgtattatattgtataatattatatatgagtgtatatggatgtatatggatatatgagttataatattgtataatattgtatatgggtgtataatattgtatataaatgtatatgggtgtataatattGCATACGGGTGTATATGGATACAagggttataatattgtatatgggtgtataatatttgtatataggtgtatatgaatgtatatggtTATATggattataatttttgtataatattgtatatgagtatatggattataatgttgtataatattgtatatgagtgtatatggGTATACGAATTATAATactctattaaaaaaaataaaaacattttttttaaaataaaaaaggaggtAGTGGCGaactccaacaaaaaaaaattaaaataattaaaaacgaAAAAGAAGGAGGTAGTGGAGAGAGAGGGGAGTTTTGGGTTGGAgctttgcaatgtaagttttgagctatttttttgaaatgtaaGTGACCCAAtcatatatttatgaaatttccccTAAAAAAAAGGACACAAATGGAAATATACATTAGGATGGAGAGTTTGTGATAGACTACTATTTGTATTTATACGGAAATTGCAATGCAAGACCTACACAAATACAAAGAGTTGACTCCAAGTTTGAGTCCACATGCACACATCCAAATAAGATTAACTATTTATATTAACTATATATACTACCAAACAGTCCCGAAATTAACAAAATCGGTACAAAGGAATTGTTCAAGCTTTTCACGTGAGGCTTCCTCTATTAAAGGTTGGGTTTGATTGAGTTAGTTTTggttctattttttatttattttttatttgtgtagTGCTTCCTTCTCTGTATATTAAGTGATATGGACATAAATATGTACGTGATATATTGCTTTGCGTAACTTTTACGTGCAGGATTTTAGATAAGACAAAGATTTGTTGACAGATAATATGCGGACAAATCATTGTGAGAAAAGCGTTGCTCTGTCTATATGGGGAGATGTAAGTTttgcattaatttttttttttttttttttttgttcgtgTCTTTAGTTCTTGCACAAAATTTGAGCGGATATTGCATGTGCACTTGGATGGCAAAAAACAGAGACACTTTTTATGGTAGGGAGTTTATCACAATTTTTATGGatgctttttaaattttctgAATATTGTATCTATATTAAAATGCAATGATACtccttttttaaataaattttatttatctaacatgttgtattattattattattattattattattattattattattattattattattatataatttatGAACTCATATTGTTGCTACCGATCGAGACAAACGACGAATGCTATCTTAGCGAATCatcaatcatcaatatcaatcaatcaataaatatatataataaagctaggcatagtcAATCGTATGTGACACCTTTCTAAGGCCTCcattgacatttttttttttgctccttttttgacttttttctctcactttcttaattattttattttagcaAATCATCTTCATAACTCACTTCTCTTAATCTTCAtaacttctattttaattatagTAATAATTAGTAGTATCCATAACCACCAAATGAATTAATAAGCACTTTATTTGTGCAGAAATTTAAAATTACCCGTTGTTTCTCTTGCCTCATGCACTGTTCTCCTCAATCTCTTTATTTTCCTTAATAGTGCTTCCGTTTTATATTCCTAAAATTATGAGTATTAATGCTAGAATACCAAAAGTCTTTAGTAAAAGTAATTCAAAGGTCTCTTCCCGTCCCTGGTATAGTTGGTATaaataatgaagaaattaaCAGGAAAAACTGCACATGACCATAGCTTCCCCTCTCTTGCAAATTTTCCAGCTTTTATAGAGTTGTATGTTTATTGTGATTGCTATAGATATCTATGTGTGTATTCACTATCCATTGCTATTGTACAATAGAAATTTGTTGAGAAATTCTGTATTTgtgagaaaaataaagatgaatGTCACTCAAATTTGGTGAACCTTTTATCCTTTTGTCAAGCCACACTCTTTTTCTCTAACTTCTTCTTACTAAACTTTTTAGAGGACTCTTTTAGCTACGTTGTGTGTTCTCTTTTTtcctacctttttttttttcaaaaaattatatgaTTTCATGTGCATCAATTAAATCCAGGGATCAACTACTAGCAATATATAGTGCATAGAACATTTAAGCATTCTGAATGACAATTTTCATGATACTTGGTAGTTGGTACGATATAAAAACCTCGGTGAAAAAAGAAGCATGTATGATGTAACTCTTTGATAAATGTGAACTATTAATGACTTGATATACACCGAAAactattttgttttgttttcttttctaataatttcatacaattttttttatgggaGTTGCATTTtagattcttttcttttctaatgcTTCTCATCAATTTTTGTCCGTCAAATAATTTTATACACAATCTTGTAATGTTAGTATTCAGGCGTACACTAGTATGTATCTAACTTAGCGGGTTCAGATGTAAAAGAAGCCTCAAACAAGGGAGGAAGGTCGGAGGGAGAAATATCAGAGTAGCATTCAAGCTTTGGAAATCAGAGTAATTTACTCCAACAAGTATTGATTGGCTTTTTAGTCATGCAGAAAGTGAGAaaattctattatttttttcttttgacagGGAAGAGGACATCAgggaataagaatattcttagCGGTCGGGtttaaaataatactccctccgtttcaatttatatgaacccatttgactgggcacgacatttaagaaaaagggaagacttttgaaacttgtggttcaaaataagccttgaaaatttgtgtggctgtaaatcattcataaagtgaatttgtttccaaattaggaaagaggtcattcattttgacacggactaaaaaggaaataggttcaaacaaattaaaacagagggagtattattttttctccaaaattttccatgtataaaatatataattttaattaacGTTTTCGCATGTCTCTGCTTTTGAACTGTGTCAAGGGACATGTAATAATAAGTACATTGCAGAGTAAATGTATTTCTATGTGATAATTAACAGTTGAAAAATAGCTTACTtagaaattgaaattttaattcTTCTTCATGCTCTTTGCCATGATGGGATGCTGTGAAACTGCCAAGTTCTGAGATAATTAGGACCAAACATAAATTTAGGTGTATACAAAATAAAAGGCGTGAACTTTAGGGGATCCCGAGGTATTATGACTAAAAGAAAGGTGCATCACATGGATGATCTCAGCTATGTATATCATGTATCAGTGACTGAAATTGATGTGTTACGATAAAATTTGTATTTGTCAAATACGCACCAAGAGTTTTACTGTAGATTGGATTAACAGTATACATATTTAATTCTTCAAATTAATGTGTAATAGGTTAAAGTTAAACAAACGCAAAGTGTCAGTGGTGGAGAGACAAGGCTTGCTCTCCAGTGTCGCGATTTCGATTCCGTTCTAGGTTAAAGTTGTGAAGAATGAAACATTTATAGTATTAAAGAACTTGAAAGAGCAAATGTCGATATTGTAACTAATACGACGTAGCCAAAATAGAACATAAGATGTACTACTAAATAGCTTATGAGCGATTCCACCTAAATGATATCAAAGAAAGAGCAATTACAGATATACACAAAGaacaaagaaatattaagaaagatATGACCAAATAACATGTTTGTACCTTATAAGTAAAGGTAAGGCAATTACAaataatatgtaaattatttaagTGTGTTCCTTTAGAGTGACAAGAGCCGGCCATTTACGTTTTGAATTCAAATATTAGTTTACTGATACATTTAAGTGTGTTCCTTTAGAGTGACAAGAGACGGGCATTTACGTTTTGAATTCAAATATTAGTTTACTGATATTAAATAATTAGTTTCATTTCTTTACTCTAGCAAATTactatttgaatatatatatgcgatTATAATTTTACTATCTTTTGTACAAATTATGTGATATTTAGCTGGGGATATCATGCAACGCACAAGTATAGAGACtagttattttaaaagcatgaatataaatgttagtTGTCCAAAATAACCTTTAAATATTGAACAacttttatacccttttaaTCTAATTCTACTATATTTCTATTGACTCTCTTGGTCAATAAAAAAAGTGTCACAATTAAAAATAGAGTTTAAACAAATACTACTTCTAATTTTCGGTTTCGAATCAAATTAGTTAAAGAATTGCTATCACATTCAGAttaggaagcatcaaatgaatGCCCTTATTTCCCTTGAAGTAATTGTGTGATTGAAAGCTATTTGTGCACGTTAGAATTTTAAGTCTTACAAAGAAAATGAGTAGGTAATTATAGGACCATAATTTGATAGGCTTAGGTATTTTTAGATTACTTTATATGTGTGGTCTTAAAAGATAGAATAAGAGTCATTAAACTAAAGTATATGATGGGGGTGATGTAAATAATCACGTTTTAGTATAAAAATAGAGATGAATTGCTTA
Coding sequences within it:
- the LOC132057907 gene encoding uncharacterized protein LOC132057907, producing the protein MAHSTIIAIASMQEQAIVNVGHAQTQYDENPTDDNLKRLNDAMIAQISSDAEDENGEEAEGGQANTESGDETGAGAEKKDEHDDSEGADAEKKDEDDDSEGADAEDSEDKDD